Proteins co-encoded in one Prescottella sp. R16 genomic window:
- a CDS encoding trehalose-6-phosphate synthase encodes MANRLPVDLEKLPDGSTRWKRSPGGLVTALEPILRNNKGAWVGWPGVADVDLDPIVEDGLDLYPVPLSSQEVADYYEGFSNATLWPLYHDVIVKPEYRREWWNAYVEVNRRFAEATSKASAEGATVWIQDYQLQLVPKMLRMLRPDLTIGFFLHIPFPPVELFMQMPWRREIVEGLLGADLIGFHLPGGAQNFMFLARKLAGQQTSRGTVGVRSKLGVVQVGFRTVRVGAFPISIDSAKLDEISRRKPIRDRAKQIRKELGNPKYVMLGVDRLDYTKGIDVRLDALYELLEEGRVDPAETVMVQLATPSRERVESYVQMRGAIEQTVSRINGEYAEVGRPVVHYIHRPIGRDELIAFFAASDVMLVTPLRDGMNLVAKEYVACRSDLGGALLLSEFTGAAAELRQAFLCNPHDLEDVKDKMEAALYQDPLDGRRHMRALRRQVLAHDVDRWARSFLDALGQQGIAGSALLPADNEYAE; translated from the coding sequence GTGGCCAATCGGCTCCCCGTCGATCTCGAGAAACTGCCGGACGGCAGTACCCGCTGGAAGCGCAGCCCCGGCGGGCTCGTCACCGCGCTCGAACCGATCCTGCGCAACAACAAGGGCGCCTGGGTGGGGTGGCCCGGTGTCGCCGACGTCGATCTCGACCCCATCGTCGAGGACGGCCTCGATCTCTACCCGGTGCCCTTGAGCTCGCAGGAGGTCGCCGACTACTACGAGGGCTTCTCCAACGCCACCCTGTGGCCGCTCTACCACGACGTCATCGTCAAGCCCGAGTACCGGCGCGAATGGTGGAATGCGTACGTCGAGGTCAATCGGCGCTTCGCCGAGGCCACGTCGAAGGCCTCCGCCGAAGGCGCCACCGTGTGGATCCAGGACTACCAGCTGCAGCTGGTGCCGAAGATGCTGCGGATGCTGCGCCCCGATCTCACCATCGGCTTCTTCCTGCACATCCCGTTCCCCCCGGTCGAACTGTTCATGCAGATGCCGTGGCGCCGCGAGATCGTCGAGGGACTTCTCGGCGCCGACCTCATCGGCTTCCACCTGCCCGGCGGTGCCCAGAACTTCATGTTCCTCGCCCGGAAACTCGCCGGCCAGCAGACCTCGCGTGGCACCGTCGGCGTCCGCTCCAAACTCGGCGTCGTCCAGGTCGGCTTCCGCACCGTCCGGGTGGGCGCCTTCCCCATCTCCATCGACTCCGCCAAGCTCGACGAGATATCGCGTCGTAAGCCGATCCGCGACCGCGCCAAGCAGATCCGCAAGGAACTCGGCAACCCGAAGTACGTCATGCTGGGCGTCGACCGGCTCGACTACACCAAGGGCATCGACGTCCGGCTCGACGCCCTGTACGAACTCCTCGAGGAAGGCCGTGTCGATCCGGCCGAGACCGTCATGGTGCAGCTCGCCACCCCGAGCCGCGAACGCGTCGAGAGCTACGTGCAGATGCGGGGCGCGATCGAGCAGACCGTCAGCCGCATCAACGGCGAGTACGCCGAGGTCGGCCGGCCCGTCGTGCACTACATCCACCGGCCGATCGGCCGAGACGAACTGATCGCGTTCTTCGCGGCCTCCGACGTCATGTTGGTGACCCCACTGCGGGACGGCATGAACCTGGTCGCCAAGGAATACGTCGCGTGCCGCAGCGACCTCGGCGGCGCCCTGTTGCTCAGCGAATTCACCGGTGCCGCAGCCGAACTCCGTCAAGCGTTCCTGTGCAACCCGCACGACCTCGAGGACGTCAAGGACAAGATGGAGGCCGCGCTCTACCAGGATCCGCTGGACGGCCGACGCCACATGCGCGCCCTGCGCCGGCAGGTCCTCGCGCACGACGTGGACCGCTGGGCGCGTTCGTTCCTCGACGCACTCGGGCAACAGGGTATCGCCGGATCGGCGCTGCTGCCCGCCGACAACGAGTACGCCGAATAG
- a CDS encoding h domain protein, translating to MSDQQTVTDQPSAPDGGNSAGEPNSGTRTRVFTVIAGVLVVALVAGVGWLGWGYLQDRATEQARVDSVAAASAQAEAMLSYNYNEVDQQLAAASDGLTGDFRSEYETLVEQTIAPGAKEKKITVQATVQAGSVVSATPDDAVVLLFVNQVTTSEEMPDAATTGSRVRMEMHKDGDRWLTGRLSPV from the coding sequence GTGAGCGATCAGCAGACCGTGACAGACCAGCCATCCGCTCCGGACGGTGGGAACAGCGCCGGGGAGCCGAACAGCGGCACCCGCACCCGCGTGTTCACGGTGATTGCCGGCGTCCTCGTCGTGGCGCTCGTCGCCGGTGTCGGCTGGCTCGGCTGGGGGTACCTGCAGGATCGGGCCACCGAGCAGGCGCGTGTCGACTCGGTCGCGGCGGCGTCCGCGCAGGCCGAGGCGATGCTGTCGTACAACTACAACGAGGTGGACCAGCAGCTCGCGGCGGCCTCGGACGGGCTGACCGGCGACTTCAGGTCCGAGTACGAGACGTTGGTGGAACAGACGATCGCGCCGGGTGCGAAGGAGAAGAAGATCACCGTGCAGGCCACGGTGCAGGCCGGCTCCGTCGTGTCCGCGACCCCGGACGACGCCGTGGTGCTGTTGTTCGTCAACCAAGTCACCACCAGCGAGGAGATGCCGGATGCCGCGACCACCGGCAGCCGGGTGCGGATGGAGATGCACAAGGACGGCGACCGCTGGCTCACCGGCCGGCTCTCCCCGGTGTAG
- a CDS encoding MCE family protein, producing MMLTRFVRIQLVIFSILTVIGLVVMATQYVRLPALFGIGQNRVTVQLPSTGGLYTNANVTFRGTNIGKVDDVVLTENGVDATVSISDGYDIPVDLDAAVRSVSAIGEQYVDLIPRTDAGPYLADGDVIPLDRTSVPQDVGVMLDQADALVQSVSNTKLRTVVDESFKAFNGAGPDLQRLIDSARLFVQEANANSDATKTLIEQAEGLLDTQVVSSDAIRAWTKNLVTFSNQLRASDPQIRSILTKTPDAAAQANGLFQDLQPTLPLLLANLVSVGEVTTIYHKSIEQVLVIYPPLTSALLTAAMKGPIDDGAIVNFGLELNDPPPCTTGFLPADQWRDPDEKSIPDTPSDLFCKVAPDDPIAVRGARNYPCMEFPGRRAASPEECRSEAGYVPEGNNPPSGPPQDPSVPSYTTVPASTGGGVNVPATARPYDPTTGKFTGPDGLLYSQPGLASGGTPREDTTWQTMMTRQQG from the coding sequence ATGATGCTTACGAGATTCGTCCGAATCCAGTTGGTGATCTTCTCGATCCTGACGGTGATCGGACTGGTCGTGATGGCCACGCAGTACGTTCGCCTGCCCGCACTGTTCGGGATCGGGCAGAACCGGGTGACGGTGCAGCTACCGTCCACCGGTGGCCTGTACACCAACGCCAACGTCACGTTCCGCGGCACCAACATCGGCAAGGTCGACGACGTCGTGCTCACCGAGAACGGTGTCGACGCGACGGTGTCGATCAGCGACGGCTACGACATTCCCGTCGATCTGGACGCCGCGGTCCGGAGTGTGTCGGCGATCGGTGAGCAGTACGTGGACCTGATCCCGCGCACGGACGCCGGACCGTACCTCGCGGACGGCGACGTGATCCCGCTCGACCGCACGAGTGTCCCGCAGGACGTCGGTGTGATGCTCGATCAGGCCGATGCACTGGTGCAGAGTGTCTCGAACACCAAGCTGCGCACGGTCGTCGACGAATCGTTCAAGGCGTTCAACGGGGCCGGCCCGGACCTGCAGCGGCTCATCGACTCGGCGCGACTGTTCGTGCAGGAAGCCAACGCCAACTCGGACGCCACGAAGACCCTCATCGAGCAGGCCGAGGGTCTGCTCGACACTCAGGTCGTCTCGAGCGATGCCATCCGGGCATGGACGAAGAACCTGGTGACGTTCTCGAACCAGTTGCGCGCCAGCGATCCTCAGATCCGTAGCATCCTGACGAAGACCCCCGATGCGGCTGCACAGGCGAACGGCCTGTTCCAGGATCTGCAGCCGACCCTGCCGTTGCTGCTCGCCAACCTGGTGAGTGTCGGCGAGGTGACCACGATCTACCACAAGAGCATCGAGCAGGTGCTTGTGATCTACCCGCCGCTGACGTCGGCGTTGCTGACCGCGGCGATGAAGGGGCCCATCGACGACGGCGCGATCGTCAACTTCGGTCTCGAACTGAACGATCCGCCGCCGTGCACCACCGGATTCCTGCCCGCGGACCAGTGGCGGGACCCGGACGAGAAATCGATCCCGGACACCCCGTCGGATCTGTTCTGCAAGGTCGCCCCGGACGATCCGATCGCCGTACGCGGTGCCCGCAACTACCCGTGCATGGAGTTCCCGGGCCGACGTGCGGCGTCGCCGGAGGAGTGCCGGAGCGAAGCCGGATACGTTCCCGAGGGCAACAACCCGCCCAGTGGGCCGCCTCAGGATCCGTCTGTACCCTCGTACACGACGGTGCCGGCTAGCACCGGGGGGGGCGTGAACGTGCCTGCCACAGCACGCCCCTACGACCCGACGACGGGTAAGTTCACCGGCCCGGACGGCCTGTTGTATTCGCAGCCCGGGTTGGCGTCGGGAGGAACACCCAGAGAGGACACGACGTGGCAGACGATGATGACACGTCAGCAGGGCTGA
- a CDS encoding MCE family protein — MTERRRRTRVVAASAVALSLTLTVTGCEWNGLNSVPLPGTQGGGDGSYSVQIQMPNVTTMSQNSPVKVNDVTVGAVTGIEVQDWHALVTVSLNGDVTLPANATAKIGQTSLLGSQHLELAAPTGIAPQGTLQDGDVIPLDRAGSFPTTEQTLSSLSVVLNGGGLAQINDITRELNAAFDGREDSIRNLLPQLDELVGSLDAQRGEIISAMEGIDRLAGTVNQQTDTLTHALDAIPPALEVLVGQRQNLTNALVTLGNFSDTATRVIEESGDDLKGNLANLAPLLEQLAGTGHNLTEVLSLMLTFPFTMKNLDQVFQGDYANLNMMIDLTNERLNDNFMSDTGLGATLGGVEGALGRIAGTAGQANDPLQIPNPKKPDLIQAEPKPAPKPAQNNGIPPLQIPGLPPLGVPSP, encoded by the coding sequence ATGACCGAACGTCGCAGGCGCACCCGTGTGGTGGCGGCGTCCGCCGTCGCACTGTCGCTGACCCTGACCGTCACCGGCTGCGAATGGAACGGGCTGAACTCGGTTCCGCTGCCCGGCACCCAGGGCGGGGGAGACGGCTCGTACTCGGTGCAGATCCAGATGCCGAACGTGACGACCATGTCTCAGAACTCGCCGGTGAAGGTGAACGACGTGACGGTCGGCGCGGTCACCGGAATCGAGGTACAGGACTGGCATGCGCTGGTGACGGTGTCGCTGAACGGGGACGTGACCCTGCCGGCCAACGCCACCGCGAAGATCGGTCAGACGAGCCTGCTCGGCTCCCAACATCTCGAGCTGGCCGCCCCGACCGGTATCGCCCCCCAGGGCACGCTGCAGGACGGCGACGTGATCCCGCTCGATCGGGCGGGGTCGTTCCCGACCACCGAGCAGACGCTGTCGTCGTTGTCGGTGGTGCTCAACGGTGGTGGTCTCGCTCAGATCAACGACATCACCCGCGAACTCAACGCGGCCTTCGACGGCCGCGAGGATTCGATCCGGAATCTGCTGCCGCAGCTCGACGAACTCGTCGGCAGCCTGGACGCGCAGCGCGGAGAGATCATCTCCGCGATGGAGGGGATCGACCGGCTCGCCGGCACCGTCAACCAGCAGACCGACACGCTCACCCACGCGCTCGACGCGATCCCGCCGGCGCTCGAGGTGCTCGTGGGGCAGCGGCAGAACCTCACGAACGCGCTCGTCACGCTCGGCAACTTCAGTGACACCGCGACCCGGGTGATCGAGGAGAGCGGAGACGACCTGAAGGGGAATCTCGCGAACCTGGCACCGCTGCTCGAACAGCTCGCCGGCACCGGTCACAACCTGACCGAGGTGCTGTCGCTGATGCTGACGTTCCCGTTCACGATGAAGAACCTGGATCAGGTCTTCCAGGGCGACTACGCCAACCTGAACATGATGATCGATCTGACGAACGAACGTTTGAACGACAACTTCATGTCCGACACCGGACTCGGGGCGACACTCGGCGGCGTCGAGGGTGCGCTGGGGCGTATCGCGGGCACCGCCGGACAGGCCAACGATCCGTTGCAGATCCCGAACCCGAAGAAGCCCGACCTGATCCAGGCGGAACCGAAGCCCGCACCGAAACCCGCACAGAACAATGGGATTCCGCCACTGCAGATTCCCGGCCTTCCGCCGCTAGGAGTGCCGTCACCATGA
- a CDS encoding MCE family protein, producing MSDAQKQSRIPKKWLTIGGVVVVVLAVLAAGVIYLFPGLGKTTVTAQFPSTTGLYVGDDVRVLGVKVGSIESIEPNGTDTTVVMNVDRSVDIPADAKAVIVAPNLVSARFVQLTPVYAGGDTMADGAEIPLERTAVPVEWDEIKTELTKLSEALGPQVDDEQGSLGTFIDTVGDNLDGNGDSLRRTLRELSDTMKTMSDGRTDLFGTIRNLQTFVTTLSASNEQIVQFGGRLQSVSSLLADTSDELGTALQDLDVAIGDVNRFVTENRSSLDEQVGRLADATAVLVEKRPELELVLHVAPTALANFNNIYSPRQGSLNGVLAASNARNPMTMVCGLIAGLENNDSDRSADLCAQYLAPVLNSITTNYPGIMSNPAISQAARPDQIAYSPPSLASQVPARSAPTTVSGPLAAMPTIAVPKDLGALLNPGGGR from the coding sequence ATGAGCGACGCGCAGAAGCAGTCCCGAATCCCGAAGAAGTGGCTCACGATCGGCGGTGTGGTCGTCGTGGTCCTCGCCGTACTCGCCGCCGGTGTGATCTACCTGTTCCCCGGTCTCGGCAAGACGACCGTCACGGCCCAGTTCCCGTCGACGACGGGCCTGTACGTCGGCGACGACGTCCGGGTGCTGGGTGTGAAGGTCGGTTCGATCGAGAGCATCGAGCCGAACGGCACCGACACGACCGTCGTCATGAACGTCGATCGCTCCGTGGACATTCCGGCCGATGCGAAGGCCGTGATCGTCGCCCCGAACCTGGTGTCGGCGCGGTTCGTGCAGCTGACCCCCGTGTACGCGGGCGGCGACACGATGGCCGACGGTGCCGAGATTCCCCTCGAGCGCACCGCGGTCCCGGTCGAGTGGGACGAGATCAAGACCGAGCTGACGAAACTGTCCGAGGCACTCGGCCCGCAGGTCGACGACGAGCAGGGTTCGCTCGGCACGTTCATCGACACCGTCGGCGACAACCTCGACGGCAACGGCGACTCCCTGCGCCGGACGCTGCGTGAACTGTCCGACACGATGAAGACGATGTCCGACGGGCGGACCGACCTGTTCGGCACCATCCGGAACCTGCAGACGTTCGTCACGACACTGTCGGCGAGCAACGAGCAGATCGTGCAGTTCGGTGGCCGGCTGCAATCGGTGTCGTCGCTGCTGGCGGACACCAGCGACGAACTCGGCACCGCGCTACAGGATCTCGATGTCGCGATCGGCGACGTGAACCGGTTCGTCACCGAGAACCGCTCGTCGCTCGACGAGCAGGTCGGACGCCTCGCCGATGCCACCGCCGTGCTGGTCGAGAAGCGGCCCGAGCTCGAACTGGTGCTGCACGTGGCCCCGACGGCCCTCGCCAACTTCAACAACATCTACAGCCCGCGGCAGGGTTCGCTCAACGGTGTGCTCGCCGCGAGCAACGCGAGGAACCCGATGACCATGGTGTGCGGCCTGATCGCGGGCCTCGAGAACAACGACTCGGATCGTTCGGCCGACCTGTGTGCGCAGTACCTGGCGCCGGTCCTCAACTCGATCACCACCAACTACCCGGGCATCATGTCGAACCCGGCGATCTCGCAGGCCGCCCGGCCCGACCAGATCGCCTACAGCCCGCCGAGCCTCGCCTCGCAGGTGCCCGCCCGCTCCGCTCCGACGACCGTGTCGGGACCGCTCGCCGCCATGCCGACGATCGCGGTGCCCAAGGATCTCGGCGCCCTGCTCAACCCGGGAGGTGGACGATGA